The Flavobacterium sp. 140616W15 sequence TATTTTTCTATCTCTCGCATTGAATCCATTTTTTTATGCGCTAAGAAACCAGCAACATCTTCAAAATGTTCTTTAACACGTTTATTACCAAATTCAAAAACTTTAGTCGCTAATCCATCAAGAAAATCACGATCGTGAGAAACTAAAATCAAAGTACCATCAAAATCACGTAAAGCATCTTTAATAATATCCTTTGTTTTCATATCTAAGTGATTCGAAGGCTCATCAAGAATCAATAAATTAACTGGCTCTAACAATAATTTTATCATTGCCAAACGAGTTTTCTCTCCTCCTGAAAGCACTTTTACTTTCTTTGTAATATCATCTCCCTGAAACATAAAAGCACCAAGAATGTTCTTAATTTGCGTTCTAACATCTCCAACAGCAATAGCATCGATAGTTTCAAAAATGGTAGCATTTTCATCCAACAAAGAAGCTTGATTTTGAGCAAAATACCCAATTTGAGAATTATGACCAATCTCAACACTTCCTTCGTCGATACCAATCTCTTTCATGATTGCTTTAATCATAGTCGATTTACCTTCTCCATTTTTACCAACGAAAGCAACTTTTTCACCTCTTTCGATAACTATGTTAGCATCTTTAAAAACAACATGATCACCATATGATTTAGATAATTCTTTAACCACAACAGGATATTGTCCTGAACGTGCTGCTGGTGGGAATTTTAATTTAAGTGCAGAATTATCTACTTCATCAACTTGTACAATCACTAATTTTTCAAGCATTTTAACACGAGACTGAACCGCATCAGTTTTTGAAAAAGTTCCTTTAAAACGATCAATAAAAGTTCTGTTATCAGCAATCATTTTTTGTTGTTCATCGTATGCTTTTTGTTGATGAATACGACGATCTTTTCTTAGTTCTAAATAATGAGAATATTTAGCTTTATAATCGTAGATTCTTCCCATCGTAACTTCAATTGTACGATTGGTAATATTATCTACAAACGCTCTATCATGCGAAATTACTACAACTGCTTTTGCAGCATTTATTAAAAAATCTTCTAACCATTGAATACTTTCAATATCCATATGATTGGTTGGCTCATCTAGTAAAATTAAATCTGGCTTCTGCAAAAGGATTTTAGCCAATTCGATTCGCATTCTCCATCCTCCAGAAAATTCTGAAGTTTGACGTCCGAAATCTTCACGATCAAAACCTAAACCAACTAAGATTTTCTCAACTTCAGACTCATAATTAACCTCTTCGATTGCATAATATTTCTCGCTTAAGTCCGAAACTCTTTCGATTAACTTCATATAAGCATCACTTTCATAATCAGTACGAACAGTTAACTGCTCATTGATTTCATCTATTTCAGCTTTCATTCTAAAAATTTCACCAAAAGCTTTTGATGCTTCTTCCATTACAGTCGAACCGTCTTTAGTCAATAAATGCTGAGGCAAATAAGCTATAACAGCTTCTTTCGGAGCTGAGATACTTCCAGTAGAAGGTTTGCTTTGTCCTGCTATAATTTTTAAAAGTGTCGATTTTCCCGCACCATTTTTACCCATAAGGGCAATTTTATCATTTTCATTTATAGCAAAAGAAACATCGCTAAATAATGTAGTTCCTCCAAATTGAACTGAAATATCGTTAACTGTAATCATTACTTCGTGTGAATTTATTTAATCGGTTAATCATATAACTGACAACCTTTTTTTTTCGTGGTGCAAAGATATATTAATTAGAGTATTCAACAATACAATTAAACTCCTGACTCCTCCAATTTTTAAGTTTCATCATTTTTCTTACATATTTTATTTTTTTTATCTTACCTTGTATAAGAATCTAAAAATCAGAAAAAACATGAGAACAAAATTAAACTTAGTAGTTTGCCTTATTGCAGGATTAATATTTGGACTTTCTGCAAATGCACAAAAAACGGTAATAAAAAAAGAAGCCTTACCGGCAAATGCACAAACTTTCTTAAAGACTCACTTCGGATCTAAAAAACCCAGCTATATATTGCAGGACAAAGAGATCCTCTCTACAGAATACAAAGTTCAATTTGATAATAAAATTGAAATAGAATTTGATAAAAAAGGAAACTGGAAAGAAGTTGATGGCAAAGGCGCTAAAATCCCAAACTCTATTATTCCTAAAAAAATTGCTACTTACATAAAAGTAAATTTTCCTAAAGAAAAAATAACCAAAATAGAAATAGGAACTTTTGGCTATGAAACAAAACTAACCAATGGCTTAGAATTAAAATTCAACCTAAAAGGCGATTTTACCAAAATCGATAAATAGTATTTAACTAAATAAAAACCCGACAAATTTTAAAAACTTGTCGGGTTTAATATATTATCCAATTTTAAAATTGACTCATTATCTAATTAAATCAGTCTTTTCTCCATTTTTTTGTTTCTTCAAAAATGTGCTCTAAAATTGCTGCTTCTTTTTCGTCAAAATCAATATTTCTGCGCCCCATAACCAATCGAGCAGTCTCAAAAGCTTTTTTGGTAACGTATGTTGTAAAACCAGCTGCTCCTCCCCAAGAAAAACTTGGTATAAAGTTGCGAGGAAATCCTGTACCAAAGATATTAGCACTAACTCCTATTACTGTTCCTGTATTAAACATTGTATTGATTCCGCACTTACTATGATCTCCCATCATTAAACCACAAAACTGAAGTCCAGTTTTAGCGAATCCTTCTGTTTCATAACTCCAAAGCTTTACTTCTTCATAGTTGTTCTTTAGATTCGAATTATTAGTATCCGCACCTATATTACACCATTCTCCTAAAACTGAATCTCCTAAAAATCCATCGTGTCCTTTATTCGAATTTGCAAACAGAACGGAATTCTTCACCTCTCCTCCTATTCTAGAACCTACTCCTACAGTTGTAGCTCCATAAACTTTAGCATTCATTTTAACTTGTGCATTTTCACATAAAGCAAAAGGTCCACGAATAACAGAACCTTCCATGATTTCGGCATTCTTACCTATATATATAGGCCCAGTAGATGCGTTTAAAGTAACGAACTCTAATTTTGCACCCTCTTCTATAAAAATATTTTCAGGAGCAATTGTATTTACACTTTTAGGGATTGGTTGCGATTTTCTATCTTCAGTTAAAAAGTTAAAATCTTCACGTATTGCAGCGTCATTTTTTGAGAAAATATCCCAAGTATTTTCTACAGTTATACAATTACCGCTGTATTGAATAATTTCATAAGTATCAAAATCAACCTCTTCTTGATTTTCACTTGTATAAAAAGCAATAACTTCTTCTCCTTTAAAGATAGCCTGATTTGCTTTTAAATCCGAAACTAGTTCCGCTAAATCATAATTTGGTAAAAACGAAGCATTTATCATTACGTTTTCCTCAAGCTCTACCATTGGATATTTCTCTGATAGATACTCTTCGGTTATTGTTGTTGTAGTTGATCCTAAATGCATCTCCCATTTTTGACGTATTGTCATTATTCCGATCAAGATATCAGCAACAGGTCGGGTAAACGTAAAAGGCAACAAGGCATTCCGGACGGGTCCATCGAATAGAATGTAATTCATATATTAATTTAATTTGGCAATATTTTAAAATCTTGATTTGGTTATCGACTTCAAAGTTACAAATATTTTATTTGTTTCAATAAACCATAAACACTCTAAATCAAGCATTAAGACTGTATAATAAACAAAAAAGCCTCCCAAAAAGGAAGGCTTTGATTTATTTAAAAACAAACTAAAATTATTTAGCGTGTTTAGCGTATTTAGTTTTGAATTTATCAATACGTCCTGCAGTATCGATAAGTTTAGATTTACCTGTGTAAAAAGGGTGAGATGTTCTAGAGATCTCCATTTTTACAAGTGGGTATTCAACACCATCAACTGTTATTGTTTCTTTAGTATCTGCAGTAGATTTAGTAACAAAAACTTCTTCATTTGACATGTCTTTGAAAGCAACTAATCTGTAATTTTCTGGGTGAATTCCTTTTTTCATCTTTTCTTTTTATTTATTGTTTGGAGCGTTTTAATTTTGAAGCTTCTTCGTGGTTAGAAAAAGGTGTAAATGCAACTACTCTTTTTGTTTAAAATCTTTTAATTATTTCAGTCTGCAAATTTACATATTTTTTTCAATAAACAAACATTTGCCTATTTTTTTTTATCCAAAATCGAAAAGCATTTTTTATCCATGATTATATTGGGAATTGTTATATTTGTGGATTAATTTTAAAACATATAAATTATGATTAATGAAGTTATAAAAAAGAATGGAATTACCTATGGTATAATTATAGGTGCTGTTTTAGCTCTTATCACTGCAATTATGTACGCGATCGATCTTAAATTATTTGTTTCAGGTTGGATTGGAGGCATGACTTTTGTTATTTTTCTAATAATTACTATTACTTTATTATCAAAAACTAAAAAAGATTTAAAGGGTATTTTCTCTTTTAAAGATGCTTTTACAACTTATTTCGTTGCTATCCTTGTAGGGATTTTAATTTCAACTTTTTTCAACATTATCTTATTTAACGTTATTGACCCTAGCGCAAAAGAAACTCTAGGTGAATTAATCAGAAAATATATGGCTGAAACATTGCAAAAATTCGGAACTCCTGCGTCGGTAATAAACGAAACTCTAGCAAAAATGAAAGAAAGTAACCCATACGCTACAGCTGAACTATTAAAAGCTTTGGTTTTCAGCATTGTTGGTTATTCTATA is a genomic window containing:
- a CDS encoding GlmU family protein, with amino-acid sequence MNYILFDGPVRNALLPFTFTRPVADILIGIMTIRQKWEMHLGSTTTTITEEYLSEKYPMVELEENVMINASFLPNYDLAELVSDLKANQAIFKGEEVIAFYTSENQEEVDFDTYEIIQYSGNCITVENTWDIFSKNDAAIREDFNFLTEDRKSQPIPKSVNTIAPENIFIEEGAKLEFVTLNASTGPIYIGKNAEIMEGSVIRGPFALCENAQVKMNAKVYGATTVGVGSRIGGEVKNSVLFANSNKGHDGFLGDSVLGEWCNIGADTNNSNLKNNYEEVKLWSYETEGFAKTGLQFCGLMMGDHSKCGINTMFNTGTVIGVSANIFGTGFPRNFIPSFSWGGAAGFTTYVTKKAFETARLVMGRRNIDFDEKEAAILEHIFEETKKWRKD
- a CDS encoding ABC-F family ATP-binding cassette domain-containing protein — translated: MITVNDISVQFGGTTLFSDVSFAINENDKIALMGKNGAGKSTLLKIIAGQSKPSTGSISAPKEAVIAYLPQHLLTKDGSTVMEEASKAFGEIFRMKAEIDEINEQLTVRTDYESDAYMKLIERVSDLSEKYYAIEEVNYESEVEKILVGLGFDREDFGRQTSEFSGGWRMRIELAKILLQKPDLILLDEPTNHMDIESIQWLEDFLINAAKAVVVISHDRAFVDNITNRTIEVTMGRIYDYKAKYSHYLELRKDRRIHQQKAYDEQQKMIADNRTFIDRFKGTFSKTDAVQSRVKMLEKLVIVQVDEVDNSALKLKFPPAARSGQYPVVVKELSKSYGDHVVFKDANIVIERGEKVAFVGKNGEGKSTMIKAIMKEIGIDEGSVEIGHNSQIGYFAQNQASLLDENATIFETIDAIAVGDVRTQIKNILGAFMFQGDDITKKVKVLSGGEKTRLAMIKLLLEPVNLLILDEPSNHLDMKTKDIIKDALRDFDGTLILVSHDRDFLDGLATKVFEFGNKRVKEHFEDVAGFLAHKKMDSMREIEK
- a CDS encoding type B 50S ribosomal protein L31 yields the protein MKKGIHPENYRLVAFKDMSNEEVFVTKSTADTKETITVDGVEYPLVKMEISRTSHPFYTGKSKLIDTAGRIDKFKTKYAKHAK
- a CDS encoding DUF4199 domain-containing protein, which translates into the protein MINEVIKKNGITYGIIIGAVLALITAIMYAIDLKLFVSGWIGGMTFVIFLIITITLLSKTKKDLKGIFSFKDAFTTYFVAILVGILISTFFNIILFNVIDPSAKETLGELIRKYMAETLQKFGTPASVINETLAKMKESNPYATAELLKALVFSIVGYSILGLIMAAIFKSKTTHQE
- a CDS encoding PepSY-like domain-containing protein, with amino-acid sequence MRTKLNLVVCLIAGLIFGLSANAQKTVIKKEALPANAQTFLKTHFGSKKPSYILQDKEILSTEYKVQFDNKIEIEFDKKGNWKEVDGKGAKIPNSIIPKKIATYIKVNFPKEKITKIEIGTFGYETKLTNGLELKFNLKGDFTKIDK